The Candidatus Dormiibacterota bacterium region CGGCGCTGATCGTGCCCAGCCCGGTGGTGCGCTCCCGCCAGATCGGGTTCTTGGTGATCAGCAGCTCGTACTCGTCGATCGCCTTCGGGAAGGTGTGCACCACCCTGCGCACCATCGCCTCGAACTCGTCGGGGACGTCGGCCATCAGGCCGCCGACTCGGATGAACGACGTGTGCATGCGCACCCCGCTCACCAGCTCGTTGATGTCCATGATGGTCTCGCGCTCACGCCAGGCGTAGAGGAACGGCGTGGTCGCGCCCATGTCGATGGCGTGGGTGCCGAACCAGACCAGGTGGCTGCCGAGGCGCGCCAGCTCGCACATGATCACCCGCAGGTACTGGCCCCGCGGCGGCACCTCCACCCCCAGCAGCTTCTCGGCGGCGAGCGAGAAGCCGAGGTTGTTGATCAGCGGCGCGAGGTAGTCCATCCGGTCGCTGTAGGGGATGCACTGCTGGTAGGTGTGGCGCTCGAAGTCCTTCTCGAAGCCGGTGTGCAGGAAGCCGATGTCGGGGCGGCAGCCCCGCACCACCTCGCCGTCGAGGTCGAGCACCAGGCGCAGCACCCCATGGGTCGACGGGTGCTGCGGCCCCATGTTCAGCTCCATGGTGTCGTCGCCGATCTCGGTCAGCTCCACGTTGTCGAGATCCGGCGGCACCCCGAGCCGGCGGCGGCCCTCGGCGAAGCCCTGGTCGGCGCCGCCGGGCAGGCCGGGGCCGCCGGGGGGCGGGAGC contains the following coding sequences:
- the nuoD gene encoding NADH dehydrogenase (quinone) subunit D, encoding MELNMGPQHPSTHGVLRLVLDLDGEVVRGCRPDIGFLHTGFEKDFERHTYQQCIPYSDRMDYLAPLINNLGFSLAAEKLLGVEVPPRGQYLRVIMCELARLGSHLVWFGTHAIDMGATTPFLYAWRERETIMDINELVSGVRMHTSFIRVGGLMADVPDEFEAMVRRVVHTFPKAIDEYELLITKNPIWRERTTGLGTISAEDALAYGMSGPCLRGSGVAYDLRKAQPYSSYDHFDFDVPIGVNGDVYDRYLVRMREMRESLRIIEQALDNLPSGPVNTLDRKVSPPPRNELNTSMESLIHHFKLVTEGFSVPRGQVYQAVESPRGELGFYMVADGSNRPYRVKVRAPSFSNLCALPYMVKGELIADVVAVIGSIDIVLGDVDR